In Brucella melitensis bv. 1 str. 16M, a genomic segment contains:
- a CDS encoding dihydroorotase, translating into MAATFDTILKGATIVNHDGIGQRDIGIRNGRIAAIGSLAGNSAGEVIDCTGLHILPGVVDSQVHFREPGLEHKEDLETGSLAAVLGGVTAVFEMPNTKPLTTSAEMLEDKIRRGRHRMHCDFAFWVGGTRDNAKDVAELERLPGAAGIKVFMGSSTGDLLVEDDDGVRSILRNTRRRAAFHSEDEFRLKEREGLRVEGDPSSHPVWRDEIAALQCTQRLVRIARETGARIHVLHISTAEEIDFLKDYKDVATCEATPHHLTLSADDYKALGNLIQMNPPVRDKRHREGVWKGIDQGIVDVLGSDHAPHTLEEKQKSYPASPSGMTGVQTLVPIMLDHVNAGKLSLERFVDLSSHGPNRIFGMARKGRIAVGYDADLTIVDMKRRETITHEQAGSKAGWTPYHGKTVTGWPVGTFVRGIKVMWEAEIVNPHKGEPVEFLEALPRR; encoded by the coding sequence ATGGCCGCAACATTCGATACGATTTTGAAAGGCGCAACCATCGTCAATCATGACGGTATCGGCCAGCGCGACATTGGCATTCGTAACGGACGCATCGCCGCTATCGGGTCGCTTGCAGGGAACTCAGCCGGTGAAGTGATTGACTGCACTGGCCTGCATATCCTACCCGGCGTTGTGGATAGCCAGGTTCATTTCCGCGAGCCGGGTCTTGAGCACAAGGAAGATCTGGAAACCGGGTCACTTGCCGCCGTGCTGGGCGGCGTGACGGCCGTTTTTGAAATGCCGAACACCAAGCCGCTGACCACTTCGGCCGAAATGCTGGAAGACAAGATTCGCCGTGGCCGCCATCGGATGCATTGCGATTTCGCCTTCTGGGTCGGCGGCACGCGCGATAATGCGAAGGACGTGGCCGAACTGGAGCGCCTGCCGGGCGCGGCGGGCATCAAGGTATTCATGGGTTCGTCCACCGGCGATCTTCTGGTTGAGGACGATGATGGCGTACGCTCGATCCTGAGGAATACGCGCCGCCGCGCGGCTTTTCATTCCGAAGACGAATTTCGGCTCAAGGAACGTGAAGGATTGCGCGTTGAGGGTGATCCATCGAGCCATCCGGTATGGCGCGACGAGATTGCCGCGCTTCAATGCACGCAGCGCCTGGTACGCATCGCCCGCGAGACTGGCGCGCGCATTCATGTGCTGCATATTTCGACCGCCGAGGAAATCGACTTCCTGAAAGATTACAAGGACGTCGCCACCTGCGAGGCGACGCCGCATCACCTCACCCTGTCGGCGGATGATTACAAGGCGCTTGGCAATCTCATCCAGATGAACCCGCCGGTGCGTGACAAGCGCCACCGTGAAGGTGTGTGGAAGGGGATCGATCAGGGTATCGTGGATGTGCTGGGTTCAGACCATGCCCCGCACACGCTGGAAGAAAAGCAGAAGTCTTATCCGGCTTCCCCATCGGGCATGACCGGCGTGCAGACGCTGGTGCCGATCATGCTGGACCATGTGAATGCCGGTAAGCTTTCACTGGAGCGTTTTGTCGATCTTTCCAGCCACGGCCCGAACCGCATTTTCGGCATGGCGCGCAAGGGGCGCATCGCGGTCGGCTACGATGCCGATCTGACGATCGTGGACATGAAACGCCGCGAAACGATCACGCATGAACAGGCAGGATCGAAAGCCGGCTGGACGCCCTATCATGGCAAGACCGTCACCGGATGGCCGGTTGGCACTTTCGTGCGCGGCATCAAGGTGATGTGGGAGGCGGAAATCGTCAATCCTCACAAGGGCGAGCCGGTGGAGTTCCTCGAAGCGCTGCCCCGTCGCTGA
- a CDS encoding M23 family metallopeptidase: MVFGSARVGGEAVFTRNVVTPDGAALAEPLSLNIPKSSSYVHFSLRTHARLCLALVSALAIAGGGLILTTGRLVPHGHAAQPVMVNPANLSHHTAAPKQPRLAPQMNIATNRRISKRIDIAEGAGDGDARLYTYQHVVLDLKGGTGSLDANVSPEPSKPAQTALPLAPDQNGIPINVSLARPATAPGHQVHEIVIAPQSREEMGALLQAAGVSSDDSKRLEEALARTVLVPGDNLELLIDKPAGRNKNADKTAHISLARFRHGDAAHAVYGRADDGVFHANGNERLFARLSRDAMLTAYHPQPLQPSDGSISYRLKQAGAPEAVVREVKKLASDNGISLAKNNNALNLIDLLFRKSEENAPELVYVEFNINGRSKRLYRHEGSGGVDYFNEDGSPMTKYLMHKPLPNGRLNDGFGWRIHPVLHVRKHHNGVDYDAPLGSPIVAAGDGVVDLISWQKGYGKYVRIRHQGGYSTTYAHLSAEAKGLKVGKHVKQGEVIAYVGSTGYSTGPHLYYELKVGDKYVDPLTARLNAGEKLTGSSLSSFREEISHVGKIVNEMKLPILDNGSAGSADKPAHNGQ, translated from the coding sequence ATGGTCTTTGGATCGGCACGCGTGGGTGGTGAAGCAGTTTTCACCCGTAACGTGGTGACGCCGGACGGGGCTGCTCTGGCCGAGCCGCTTTCGCTGAATATCCCGAAATCGTCAAGCTATGTCCATTTTTCGCTGCGCACCCATGCGCGCCTCTGCCTCGCGCTTGTCTCCGCTTTGGCTATCGCAGGCGGCGGATTGATTTTGACGACGGGGCGTCTTGTCCCGCATGGGCACGCCGCGCAACCGGTTATGGTGAACCCAGCCAATCTCAGCCACCATACGGCCGCACCGAAACAGCCCCGCCTTGCACCGCAAATGAACATCGCAACAAACCGGCGCATATCAAAACGCATTGATATTGCGGAAGGCGCAGGCGATGGCGATGCACGGCTTTACACCTATCAGCATGTCGTGCTGGATTTGAAAGGCGGAACCGGTTCGCTTGATGCGAATGTTTCTCCCGAGCCTTCAAAGCCTGCTCAGACGGCTCTGCCCCTGGCGCCCGATCAGAACGGGATTCCGATCAATGTAAGTCTTGCCAGGCCCGCAACCGCGCCAGGCCATCAGGTCCACGAGATCGTCATCGCGCCGCAGTCGCGTGAGGAAATGGGCGCGCTGCTTCAGGCTGCCGGTGTGTCGTCGGACGATAGCAAGCGTCTTGAAGAGGCGCTTGCGCGCACCGTGCTTGTGCCGGGCGACAATCTGGAGCTTTTGATAGACAAGCCCGCCGGGCGGAATAAAAATGCCGACAAGACTGCGCATATATCGCTTGCGCGTTTCCGCCATGGCGATGCGGCCCACGCCGTCTATGGCCGTGCCGATGATGGCGTTTTCCATGCCAACGGCAATGAGCGTCTGTTCGCCCGCCTTTCGCGTGACGCCATGCTCACGGCCTATCATCCGCAACCCCTTCAGCCATCCGATGGTTCCATCTCCTATCGGCTGAAACAGGCGGGCGCGCCCGAAGCCGTGGTGCGCGAGGTGAAAAAGCTTGCAAGCGATAACGGCATATCACTTGCTAAAAACAATAATGCGCTCAACCTGATCGATCTTCTGTTCCGCAAAAGCGAGGAAAACGCGCCGGAACTCGTCTATGTGGAGTTTAATATCAACGGCAGGAGCAAGCGGCTCTATCGCCACGAGGGGAGTGGCGGTGTTGATTATTTCAACGAAGACGGCTCCCCGATGACCAAATATCTCATGCATAAGCCCCTGCCGAACGGGCGGCTGAACGATGGTTTCGGCTGGCGTATTCATCCGGTCCTGCATGTGCGCAAACACCATAATGGCGTCGATTACGATGCGCCGCTCGGCTCGCCCATCGTCGCGGCGGGCGATGGTGTGGTGGACCTCATCTCCTGGCAGAAAGGCTATGGCAAATATGTGCGCATCCGGCATCAGGGTGGCTATAGCACGACCTATGCGCATCTGTCGGCCGAAGCAAAGGGGCTCAAGGTCGGCAAGCATGTGAAGCAGGGCGAGGTGATCGCCTATGTCGGCTCGACCGGCTATTCCACCGGCCCGCACCTCTATTACGAATTGAAAGTCGGCGACAAATATGTCGATCCACTGACCGCGCGGCTCAATGCCGGTGAAAAGCTGACGGGATCTTCGCTTTCAAGCTTTCGGGAAGAAATCAGCCATGTTGGCAAGATTGTGAACGAGATGAAACTGCCGATACTGGACAATGGTTCGGCGGGTTCGGCGGATAAACCGGCACATAACGGCCAATAG
- the cysS gene encoding cysteine--tRNA ligase, producing MPDTTPQLRLYNTLTRTKEAFAPIDAKNVRMYVCGPTVYDFAHIGNARPVIVFDVLFRLLRHVYGAQHVTYARNITDVDDKINARAARDYPDLPFNEAIRKVTESTNAQFQADVTALGNLQPTVQPRATEHMDEMRAMIDRLVQRGVAYVAQDHVLFSPSAMNARKGPRYGALARRSLDEMLAGARVDVASYKRDEMDFVLWKPSKKGEPGWPSPAGIETLGRPGWHIECSAMSMAKLLEPFGGGLKCDDPERNQFDIHGGGIDLVFPHHENEIAQSCCALGTERMANIWMHNGFLQVEGQKMSKSLGNFITIRDVLNDGLPQLGEWGDNTVRDRWAGLAARLSMLQTHYREPINWTAQRLAESADELHRWYGLLRDEGFGAPEKLSHASAVAAALCDDLNSWAAITALRQAFKVRDVAALGEGMALMGLLDPYFVTASDVPIFARADVDASAIAARIAERLNFINAKNWAEADRIRDELLQEGVQLKDSKDPATGERITTWDVVG from the coding sequence ATGCCGGATACCACGCCGCAATTGCGTCTTTATAATACGCTGACCCGCACGAAGGAGGCATTTGCCCCCATCGATGCGAAGAATGTGCGCATGTATGTCTGCGGCCCGACGGTTTATGATTTTGCGCATATTGGCAATGCGCGCCCGGTGATCGTGTTCGACGTGCTGTTCCGTCTGTTGCGCCATGTTTACGGCGCGCAGCATGTCACCTATGCGCGCAACATTACCGATGTGGATGACAAGATCAATGCGCGCGCCGCGCGTGATTATCCCGATCTTCCCTTCAATGAAGCGATCCGCAAAGTCACCGAAAGCACCAATGCGCAGTTTCAGGCCGATGTGACCGCGCTTGGTAATCTTCAGCCCACGGTCCAGCCGCGCGCAACCGAACATATGGACGAAATGCGCGCCATGATCGACCGGCTGGTGCAGCGCGGCGTGGCCTATGTGGCGCAAGATCATGTGCTCTTCTCGCCTTCGGCCATGAATGCGCGCAAGGGGCCGCGCTATGGCGCGCTGGCCCGCCGCTCGCTCGATGAAATGCTGGCAGGCGCGCGCGTCGATGTCGCGTCCTACAAGCGCGACGAGATGGATTTCGTGCTCTGGAAACCCTCGAAGAAAGGTGAACCGGGCTGGCCCTCACCGGCTGGTATTGAAACTCTGGGCCGTCCGGGCTGGCATATCGAGTGCTCGGCCATGTCGATGGCCAAGCTTCTGGAGCCGTTCGGCGGCGGGTTGAAATGCGACGACCCGGAAAGGAACCAGTTCGACATTCATGGCGGCGGTATCGATCTTGTCTTTCCGCACCACGAAAACGAGATTGCCCAGTCCTGCTGCGCATTGGGAACCGAACGCATGGCCAATATCTGGATGCATAACGGTTTTCTTCAGGTCGAGGGGCAGAAGATGTCGAAATCGCTCGGCAACTTCATCACCATCCGCGACGTGCTGAATGATGGCCTGCCGCAATTGGGCGAGTGGGGCGATAATACGGTGCGCGACCGCTGGGCCGGTCTTGCGGCGCGCCTTTCCATGCTTCAGACCCATTATCGCGAGCCGATCAACTGGACGGCGCAGCGTCTGGCGGAATCGGCTGATGAATTGCATCGCTGGTATGGCCTACTGCGCGACGAAGGCTTTGGCGCGCCGGAAAAACTGTCTCACGCCAGTGCGGTTGCTGCGGCCCTTTGCGATGATCTTAATAGCTGGGCGGCAATCACTGCCTTGCGTCAGGCGTTCAAGGTCAGGGACGTCGCTGCTCTGGGTGAGGGGATGGCGCTGATGGGCCTGCTTGATCCTTATTTCGTGACGGCTTCCGATGTGCCGATCTTTGCCAGGGCAGATGTGGATGCGAGCGCCATTGCGGCGCGGATTGCGGAACGTCTGAACTTCATCAACGCGAAAAACTGGGCTGAGGCGGACCGCATTCGCGACGAGCTTCTACAGGAAGGCGTGCAGTTGAAGGACAGCAAGGACCCTGCGACTGGCGAGCGCATAACGACATGGGATGTGGTAGGGTAA
- a CDS encoding TIGR02301 family protein, which translates to MKDYRRLFRLAAGAAALWLAVCPPVLAQDAPYEGMMLRLAEALGSLHYLRNLCGEKGSEWRDRMDAIIAAEKPPEAERLKLVSSFNHGYRVFSDNYARCTPSALAAIDRYMKEGGDLSNEIISRYGN; encoded by the coding sequence TTGAAAGACTATAGACGTCTTTTCAGGCTGGCTGCGGGGGCTGCTGCATTGTGGCTTGCGGTTTGCCCTCCGGTTCTGGCGCAAGATGCCCCTTATGAGGGCATGATGCTGAGGCTTGCCGAGGCACTGGGGTCGCTTCATTATCTCCGCAATCTGTGCGGGGAAAAGGGAAGCGAATGGCGCGACCGCATGGATGCTATCATAGCGGCGGAAAAGCCGCCAGAGGCGGAGCGATTGAAACTGGTATCGAGTTTCAACCATGGATACCGTGTATTCAGCGACAATTATGCGCGCTGCACCCCTTCGGCACTTGCGGCGATTGATCGCTATATGAAGGAAGGCGGGGACTTGTCGAACGAGATCATCTCGCGCTATGGGAATTAA
- the rarD gene encoding EamA family transporter RarD, producing the protein MADQAISDTRLSDGSRGFLMALGAYGLWGALPFYLKALSHVPAMEVVSHRVIWSVPVALVLLILLGQFRGILSAVRQPRMLAMAALTAALVTMNWSVYVWAVAHDQVMGAALGYYINPLFNVVLGRLFLGERLTKTQYVAVGLAFVAVVLLTINAGGLPWVSLALPISFGLYGFFRKSLPMPPLQGFTLEVLILCIPALAYVAWLAATEQDHFVAGPVSNITLLLLAGPFTAIPLILYVGGAKLLRYATLGLMQYMTPTMLFFFAIFIFHEPFSTAQLAAFVLIWAGLALYTWSSLSQHGRNRAQA; encoded by the coding sequence ATGGCCGATCAGGCTATATCCGATACACGTCTTTCAGACGGTTCGCGCGGTTTTCTGATGGCGCTCGGAGCTTATGGACTATGGGGCGCGTTGCCATTTTATCTCAAGGCGCTGTCTCACGTTCCGGCGATGGAAGTCGTCTCGCATCGCGTCATCTGGTCCGTGCCGGTCGCGCTTGTGCTGTTGATCTTGCTTGGTCAGTTCAGGGGCATCCTGAGTGCAGTTCGCCAGCCGCGAATGCTGGCCATGGCTGCATTGACGGCGGCGCTCGTCACTATGAACTGGTCTGTTTATGTCTGGGCGGTTGCACATGACCAGGTGATGGGGGCCGCGCTCGGCTATTATATCAATCCCTTGTTCAACGTGGTTCTGGGCCGTTTGTTTCTGGGCGAGCGGCTGACAAAAACACAATATGTCGCCGTGGGTCTCGCCTTTGTGGCGGTCGTGCTTCTCACTATCAATGCGGGCGGCTTGCCCTGGGTTTCGCTGGCCCTGCCGATCAGCTTCGGCCTTTATGGCTTCTTCCGCAAGTCGTTGCCGATGCCGCCCTTGCAGGGTTTTACGCTGGAAGTGCTGATCCTTTGCATCCCCGCGCTTGCCTATGTGGCATGGCTCGCCGCAACGGAGCAGGACCATTTCGTTGCGGGGCCCGTTTCCAATATTACGCTTCTGTTGCTGGCTGGACCCTTCACCGCCATTCCGCTCATTCTTTATGTGGGCGGGGCGAAGCTTCTGCGCTATGCGACACTTGGCCTGATGCAGTATATGACGCCGACCATGCTGTTTTTCTTCGCCATATTCATCTTCCATGAACCGTTCTCGACGGCGCAGCTTGCAGCATTCGTGCTCATATGGGCGGGACTGGCGCTCTACACATGGTCTTCGCTTTCCCAGCACGGGCGCAACCGCGCGCAGGCCTGA
- a CDS encoding NUDIX hydrolase, which translates to MRTVAVTPIPLQIHGVSTICRREGRFLLVERAKEPWKGWLAFPGGGVEAGETPEEVAIRELKEETALDAHSLCHVITIDLAREGNAYEKSYYLSVYRTLEISGTEQPGDDAAAIRWLTVEEMETANVTDSTLDVARMVAQDEDGSGY; encoded by the coding sequence ATGAGAACAGTTGCCGTCACTCCCATACCCTTGCAAATCCATGGCGTTTCCACAATTTGCCGCCGCGAGGGGCGATTCCTGCTGGTGGAGCGAGCAAAGGAGCCGTGGAAGGGTTGGCTCGCCTTTCCGGGCGGCGGCGTTGAAGCGGGCGAAACCCCGGAAGAAGTCGCGATCCGTGAACTGAAAGAGGAAACGGCGCTTGATGCACATTCGCTTTGCCATGTCATCACCATCGATCTGGCGCGCGAGGGCAATGCCTATGAAAAGAGCTATTATCTCTCGGTTTATCGCACGCTGGAAATATCGGGCACGGAACAGCCGGGCGATGACGCCGCTGCGATCCGCTGGCTGACGGTGGAGGAAATGGAGACCGCCAACGTCACCGATAGCACACTGGATGTGGCGCGCATGGTGGCACAGGATGAAGACGGTTCTGGATATTAG
- a CDS encoding SOS response-associated peptidase, whose amino-acid sequence MCGRFSLTASRQELETLFGALIAEDFPPRYNIAPTQPILAILAGETPPPGSNRPDRIAMLVRWGFVPAWVKDPNDWPLMFNIRSETAAEKNSFKAALSHRRALVPASGFYEWRREGRNKSQAYWVRPRNGGVVAFGALMETWSSADGSQIDTAGILTTSANGLLQPIHERMPVVVQPEDYRRWLDCKQFLAREVADIMRPVQDDFFEAIPVSGKVNKVANTSPDLQERVTEDLTQGQPQPKRKKGPEPEEDSGGQLSMF is encoded by the coding sequence ATGTGCGGACGCTTTTCTTTGACAGCAAGCAGGCAGGAGCTGGAAACCCTGTTTGGCGCCTTGATCGCGGAGGATTTTCCACCGCGCTATAATATTGCGCCGACACAACCCATTCTCGCCATTCTTGCCGGTGAGACGCCGCCGCCCGGCAGCAACCGGCCCGACCGGATCGCCATGCTGGTGCGCTGGGGCTTTGTGCCCGCCTGGGTGAAAGACCCGAATGACTGGCCGCTGATGTTCAATATCCGCTCGGAAACGGCTGCCGAAAAGAACTCGTTCAAGGCCGCGCTCAGCCATCGCCGGGCGCTTGTTCCGGCTTCCGGTTTCTACGAATGGCGGCGCGAAGGCCGCAACAAGTCGCAGGCTTATTGGGTGCGGCCGCGCAACGGCGGAGTGGTGGCCTTCGGCGCGCTGATGGAAACATGGAGTAGCGCGGATGGCTCGCAGATCGACACGGCAGGCATTCTGACCACAAGTGCGAACGGCCTGTTGCAACCGATCCACGAGCGCATGCCGGTTGTGGTCCAGCCGGAGGATTATCGCCGCTGGCTCGACTGCAAGCAATTCCTCGCCCGAGAGGTTGCCGATATCATGCGGCCTGTGCAGGACGATTTTTTTGAGGCTATCCCCGTTTCCGGCAAGGTCAACAAGGTTGCAAATACGTCGCCCGATCTACAGGAGCGCGTGACGGAAGACTTGACGCAAGGCCAGCCTCAGCCAAAAAGGAAAAAAGGGCCGGAGCCGGAGGAGGATTCGGGCGGCCAGCTTTCAATGTTCTGA
- a CDS encoding YgfZ/GcvT domain-containing protein, which yields MMTASKTVNLSYRALVHITGEEAEKFLQAVITTNLDQLGPHELKPGALLTPQGKILFDFLVSRIEGGLRFDLPADVAGDFVKRITLYRLRAKAEIVQVPESLVSVCWQGDSPASDNDSIKRDSRFPAQLNVLRLYHQASANAGLDAWVQLRAEYGIAEGEADFAYGDVFPHDVNFDQTGGVSFPKGCFIGQEVVSRMQHRGTTRRRVLIARSDVPLPPMGTPITVEGREIGAMGSSASQIGLALVRIDRVKDAMDTGNSILAGDAAITLSLPPHVRFGFPEAETGHG from the coding sequence ATGATGACGGCATCCAAGACGGTAAATCTTTCCTACAGGGCATTGGTTCACATCACGGGCGAAGAAGCGGAAAAATTCCTGCAAGCTGTGATCACCACCAATCTCGACCAGCTCGGCCCCCACGAGCTGAAACCGGGTGCACTCCTGACCCCACAGGGGAAAATCCTGTTCGATTTTCTTGTTTCACGCATCGAAGGCGGCTTGCGCTTCGACCTTCCGGCTGACGTCGCTGGCGATTTCGTCAAGCGCATCACCCTCTACAGGCTGCGCGCGAAGGCCGAAATTGTGCAAGTGCCAGAATCACTTGTGAGCGTTTGCTGGCAAGGCGATTCACCTGCTTCAGATAATGATTCAATCAAGCGCGACAGCCGCTTTCCGGCGCAACTGAATGTCCTGCGTCTTTATCACCAAGCCAGTGCCAATGCGGGTCTCGATGCATGGGTGCAATTGCGGGCGGAATATGGGATCGCCGAAGGCGAAGCCGATTTTGCCTATGGCGATGTTTTTCCGCATGACGTGAATTTCGACCAGACAGGTGGCGTGTCTTTCCCCAAAGGCTGCTTCATCGGACAGGAAGTCGTTTCCCGGATGCAGCATCGCGGCACTACACGGCGGCGCGTTCTCATTGCAAGGTCGGATGTCCCCCTGCCCCCAATGGGCACGCCGATAACGGTCGAGGGACGCGAGATCGGCGCCATGGGCAGCTCGGCCAGTCAGATTGGACTGGCACTGGTTCGTATCGACCGGGTGAAAGATGCGATGGACACCGGCAATTCCATTCTGGCAGGCGATGCAGCCATCACGCTCTCTCTCCCGCCGCATGTGCGCTTCGGCTTCCCCGAAGCCGAAACGGGGCATGGCTGA
- the cimA gene encoding citramalate synthase, with protein sequence MARERIYIYDTTLRDGQQTPGVDFSVEDKKSIVTLLEELGVDYVEGGYPGANPTDTAFFKRRQTARAKFVAFGMTKRAGVSVSNDPGLSSLLQASADAVCFVAKSWDYHVRLALGCTNEENLESITASVTAARMAGREALVDCEHFFDGYKANPEYALACAKAAYSAGARWVVLCDTNGGTQPLEVAAIVEAVKAVVPGESLGIHAHNDTEQAVAVSLAAIDAGVRHVQGTLNGIGERCGNANLVSLIPTLVLKPYWAERFELGIKPASLKSITRISRAFDDILNRPATEQAPYTGTSAFATKAGIHASALMKEPQTYEHIPPESVGNSRRVMVSDQGGKSNFIAELERRGIRVAKDDVRLDTLIALVKEREAEGYAYEGADASFELLARGMLNPQPEFFKVESFRCLVERRFDANGMLKTVSEAVVKVEVDGEMHMSVAEGHGPVNALDIALRKDLGRFQAEIEDLELVDFKVRILNGGTAAITRVLIESGDATGARWRTVGVSDNIIDASFQALMDSVNYKLMKNRAMAGLAAAE encoded by the coding sequence ATGGCACGCGAGCGCATTTATATTTACGATACGACCCTGCGGGATGGGCAGCAAACGCCCGGCGTTGACTTCTCTGTGGAGGACAAAAAGTCGATTGTCACGCTGTTGGAAGAGCTGGGCGTCGATTATGTGGAAGGCGGTTATCCGGGGGCCAACCCGACTGATACGGCTTTCTTCAAGCGTCGCCAGACCGCTCGCGCCAAGTTCGTGGCTTTCGGGATGACAAAGCGGGCGGGCGTTTCCGTTTCCAACGATCCCGGCCTGTCGAGCTTGTTGCAGGCTTCTGCCGATGCGGTCTGCTTTGTCGCCAAGAGCTGGGATTATCATGTGCGTCTGGCGCTCGGCTGCACCAATGAGGAAAATCTGGAATCCATCACGGCTTCGGTAACGGCGGCGCGCATGGCTGGCCGTGAGGCGCTGGTCGATTGCGAACATTTCTTCGATGGATACAAGGCGAACCCGGAATATGCGCTGGCCTGCGCGAAGGCGGCCTATTCGGCGGGTGCGCGCTGGGTGGTGCTGTGCGATACCAACGGCGGCACGCAGCCTCTGGAAGTGGCGGCAATCGTTGAAGCGGTGAAGGCGGTTGTTCCCGGTGAGAGCCTCGGGATCCATGCCCATAACGATACCGAACAGGCTGTTGCGGTTTCCCTTGCTGCAATCGATGCGGGGGTGCGTCATGTGCAGGGCACCTTGAACGGCATTGGCGAGCGTTGCGGCAATGCCAATCTCGTTTCACTCATCCCGACGCTGGTTCTCAAACCATATTGGGCGGAGCGGTTCGAGCTTGGCATCAAGCCTGCATCGCTGAAATCCATCACGCGCATTTCGCGCGCTTTCGATGATATCCTGAACCGCCCGGCCACGGAGCAGGCACCCTATACGGGCACTTCGGCCTTTGCCACGAAGGCTGGCATCCACGCTTCGGCGCTGATGAAAGAGCCGCAGACCTACGAGCATATTCCGCCGGAATCGGTTGGCAATAGCCGCCGTGTCATGGTGTCGGATCAGGGCGGCAAGTCGAATTTCATTGCCGAGCTGGAGCGCCGGGGTATCCGCGTTGCCAAGGACGATGTTCGGCTCGATACGCTGATTGCGCTGGTCAAGGAGCGTGAGGCCGAGGGTTATGCCTATGAGGGTGCGGACGCAAGTTTTGAGCTTCTGGCACGCGGTATGCTCAATCCGCAACCGGAGTTCTTCAAGGTTGAATCGTTCCGCTGCCTCGTGGAGCGCCGGTTTGATGCCAACGGCATGTTGAAAACCGTGTCCGAGGCGGTGGTCAAGGTCGAGGTGGATGGCGAGATGCATATGTCGGTCGCGGAGGGCCATGGCCCTGTCAACGCGCTCGATATCGCATTGCGCAAGGATCTGGGCCGCTTTCAGGCCGAGATCGAGGATCTCGAACTGGTCGATTTCAAGGTGCGTATTCTCAACGGCGGCACGGCGGCGATCACCCGCGTTCTGATCGAATCGGGTGATGCCACGGGTGCGCGCTGGCGCACGGTGGGCGTTTCCGACAATATCATCGATGCTTCCTTTCAGGCTTTGATGGATTCCGTCAATTACAAGCTGATGAAAAACCGGGCCATGGCAGGTCTGGCCGCTGCCGAATAG
- a CDS encoding LysE/ArgO family amino acid transporter: protein MFPAALSGFLLGASLIIAIGAQNAFILRQGLLRQHVFILCLICALSDALLISAGVAGLGTLIAQSPKLIAFVTLAGAAFLFWYASVAFRRAFHPEAMQVKSNGAVSLKAAAATCLALTFLNPHVYLDTVLLIGSLSARLEGPARAAYGAGAATASCIWFFALGYGARLLQPIFAKPAAWRVLDCIIGVVMALIGLSLSARFFHG, encoded by the coding sequence GTGTTCCCAGCAGCCCTGTCCGGCTTTCTTCTTGGTGCTTCACTCATCATCGCCATCGGTGCGCAAAACGCTTTTATCCTGCGTCAGGGGTTGCTGCGCCAGCACGTCTTCATTCTGTGTCTCATCTGCGCGCTGTCTGACGCGCTGCTTATCAGCGCCGGGGTGGCAGGGCTTGGCACACTCATAGCGCAGTCGCCGAAACTCATCGCTTTCGTGACATTGGCGGGAGCCGCCTTCCTGTTCTGGTATGCATCGGTGGCGTTCCGCCGCGCCTTCCACCCGGAGGCAATGCAGGTCAAGTCGAACGGAGCGGTGAGTCTGAAAGCAGCAGCGGCAACCTGTCTGGCCCTGACCTTCCTCAACCCGCATGTCTATCTCGACACGGTGCTGCTGATCGGCAGCCTTTCAGCACGGCTTGAAGGTCCAGCGCGTGCCGCCTATGGCGCCGGTGCGGCAACTGCATCGTGCATCTGGTTTTTCGCGCTTGGTTACGGTGCGCGGCTGTTGCAGCCGATATTTGCCAAACCGGCTGCGTGGCGTGTGCTCGATTGTATCATCGGTGTTGTCATGGCCCTGATCGGTCTCAGCCTGTCAGCCCGGTTTTTTCACGGCTAG